A region of the Strix aluco isolate bStrAlu1 chromosome 9, bStrAlu1.hap1, whole genome shotgun sequence genome:
AACTAGGCCTGGTAGCAGCGTTTGTGTTTTCGACGCTGGTGTGTCTCAGCAGGCTCTACACGGGGATGCACACAGTCCTGGTAAGGATGCCCTGCGCCACCCTGTCCCGTGCTGGtcctgcctccagctctgcttACCTACAGCGATTCCCATCTCCCACTCTTCAAGCGATGTACATCCTGCCTTGGCCATGCCACTGCAGGAATATAGGAGTCACACCACTAAATTTCAGGCTGTACATTCAAAGGCAGGTGTGAGAAAACCCTCAGGCTATTGCTATTTGAGTCTGCAGGGGAATTATTTATACCATTAGGGAAGCAGTGGTGCGTGTGGGTTGAGGAGCCGGGTGAGGTTGGTGTGGCTTCTGACTTGTAGTTCtctattttgaaattttaattgcGAGGAATGCACTTGGGCAACTGACGCTAAGCCTTTTTTGTGCAATAGTATCATTGTTGTCAGCGAGAAATATTCCGGGCTGGTTTAGCCTGGGAGTGTCAGGGAAGGAATAGCAGGTCAGTGAGTCACACTGGTGACCAtcggagagaggaggagagggtaAAACATGACAAGTGAGCTGCCTTTGGGGGTCTGGGGGACAGCATGTCTTGTGTTACCATACAGGGACAtagcacttaaaaaaatattatgacaaACTTCTTGTTTTCAGCTGAAAGGAAATTCATTCTTAAAGAGCTGAGATGCACAAATACTTCATCTGAAAATAATCATAAAATATCTGTGACTTTATATGACAGACGTGTTGGGCATAGTTGTTTAGAGATGTCAGTCCTGCTTTAAGAATAGATTGCAGTGTAACTTTGATTACACAGGGGCTGGTTCCTTCCTGATGAGAGGGAACATTATTGATCTGTTACATATAGTGGTCAGAGGGGTGGTCTAGCTTCCCAACTATGGATAAAAACTCCTGGCTACTTCCCTGCAGGAGTTTGATATGGATTGTTGGTTGGTTGCATATGtataaataattgcatttttttactgAATAATAATTATGTTTGTAATAAGGAGACTTGATGACTGTAAGAAAGGGAGCCCTTATGAGATTAAGGTTATCTATAAAATATAGCTTGACCTTCCCTTCCAGGCCTAGTGGATCAAAATGATATCTTAAATTGAAGCTGGAGACACCCTTTCTTGGCTAGTGACCTTAAGTCGGTCTGTAAAAATTCTTTGCATACTTCCCATGCTGGTCCATCGTAATGAAAGACTCCTCTAAATTTAGATGGATTTTAgggtaaagaagaaaaagtcctTTGTGCCTTTGACATGATAAGatgtgctttaaaattaaaaaaaagcttcttaGTTGAAGTGTGAGAAATGCTGCCTTTCAAAAGGGCAGATGTACTTCACTGGAGCCTTCATCGTGTGTGTGCCACGGTGGGGCCAGAGCTAGGGAAATGCCTGATGATCACAGCTGCCCAGCTGCAACCCTTCTCTCTGTGGCAGCATCCCACCTGCAATGACAAGTTCTGACATCCCACCTGCAGTGACAGGTTCTCTCGGTTCAGAGCTGTTTTCCACACTTAGAGGGATGGCTCCCACCCTGAGCTGCCCAAGGTGCCAGGGGCCAAGGTGCAGCAGCCGCTCAGCCAAGCCACCAGCCAAAACAGCCTCTGTCTAATGGATTTTTTCCTGAGGTTTTAGTAGGAGATGAATACTGACAGGATATAATTATGTATTAAGTGATCATAATATTTTAGTAAAGCAAATGAATGGTTAACATATACCCACCAACTTAGTGTAACTGAATTTCTCCCATTTGAGGAGCCAGAGAAGGAGTGGCAAGAAGGTTGCACTGTGCTTTGCTACAGCCATAGCTGGAGGTCCAGTGTGGGGGCTTGTCTTTTGTAGTCTCAGCTCCACAAATCAGTCTGTACTTCAGCATTGCTGGCATTGCTTTTGATCAGGAGTAGCCTCAAAAAGCAGTCATGTCAGTAGAAGAGATGTTGCCATTAAAGACCTTCTGGAGAGGCAATAAGCTGATATGAGAGCTGTCCACATCATTGTAGCCATATCAGAATGAATACTCTGCCTAGGGAAAAGGGAATAAACACCCGTTGCCTGGGCTGTTACCAGGAGAGCATCACCCAGCCAGAGAATGGAGTGGAAGCAATGCACTTGCACTGCTGAGAGATAATTTAATTACACCAACCCACTTTCACCACCTCAGCATGGGAATATCCCATGTGTGTAGAGAAGCATGGGAAAGGCAGGGTCTTTCCTTTTAAATCTTAAATGATGGAGTCTGAGGATCTGGAGTTACCTGAAAAGGGCAAAGCAAAAATTTGGACACATTTTGAAGCAGTGAATCTGTAACTTTTTagagtttatttttaaggaaCGAAAAGCAATTGGAGACAATAGTACTggatcttttttgttgtttgcttttcccCCAGAGAactgtattttagaaaatatcCCTTCACCTTCCATCTTAAAACCTTGGCCCAATTTTTGATACCTGCCTTAGCGAGGTGAACAAGTTTTCCTGTTTCACCGCTGCTGGAGCATGTCTGAGTCATCTCATGTTTGAAACGATGAGAGATGGTGTTCGTGTGCGTGCACAGTATTCTAGAAAGATGCGAGCAAGATCATGGCAGATCATATCAGGAAGAACTTCATCAGCCGAGGGCAGCCCCcaaagcagggggaggaggggaggctttTAGTCTTCTTTTAACCCTTCAGGGCCAGCAGTAGGAATTTCTTAATGCACCAAGGTGGTGGGTTTGGCATTCGCTGTGGCGGCAGAGCTGGCTCTCCAGTCACACCAGAGCCACAGCCGATGATGTGACAATCTTACTGGTACTGCAGTTTCCCATCTGTGCTGCCCTGGGTTAAAAGCAGTGATGCCCTGTGCCAACCAGCGTGGGGTGTAAGATACAGGGACAAGTCAAAATCTCACTTTTTATGACCAAAAAGAAACCTGGAagttttttctgtaaacaaagtAAATTGTTTCTTTGCCCTGAGATATACTGATTCAGTGTTGATGCATTTATTGCTGATTACAGCaccctcaggagagggtactctGTAGTCCCCACCCTGCTCCTTTGCTGTGCTGTACCTCAGGTTTTTTAACACCACCATTAATCCTGaaattatcttaaatattttaaagttgatAAACAACGTATCGGCATCGCTTTACACACTGTGGCAGAACAGTCCTCGTGGGATGAAACAGAGTAACCTTTGGGAGCGGAAAGCAAGTAAGATATTTCTGTTCAGGAGAGCGACTAGCATCTCACATTAAATGAAAGCGTGAAGGGAGTTCAGGCAGTAAGTGACCATATACAAGGCAGAATAGAAGTGTTATTTTTGCTTTGATTGTCAGTATCTATCAGGGAAGATGCTTGAGTGCCACCGTGTTCAGGGTGCTGGTTCGATATTCTAGGGGCATTTTGTGAGTATTTGCAATTCCAGCTGTAGTTTCAATGGGAAGAGCATAGAAGGGTCTTGCTTTGGCAATCCTAAAACAAATCGTGCTCTAGGACcttgagaaacaaaaaaaccagccCAGCAGACAGCGTTTTGAAGCACCCCAGTCCTGCATCCCAGGCATTGCATGCAACTGGATGTTTAcctctgttgtttttctttatgtaCCTGTAGCACAGGAAAATAACCTGAATGACTTGCAGCGTTAGAAACGCGATACTGGCCTGTTCTTTAGGTAGCAAAGCAAAATGACAGCTCTCTAGTTAAAATCGATAGGAACGAGGCCTCCCTTGTGTCAAACCCGGGTGGCTGCTCGTTTctgtggaggaggtggaggggtgCTGTGGGGGAACAGGGCTGAGCTGCGTGGCAGCAGGAGGGATTTTTGGGAGGGATGGAGCTTGTGGGGGACTTGtctgtgctgagggagctggagcaTCCAAGCAGGGAAATGGGAGGTTTTAAGCTTTGCTGGTAGTGCTGCACCTTGAGCAAAATGCGTGCCTGCCCtcatttaaaaattcctttataATTGTGGGTTTGGCAAGAGCCTAATCTGTTTACACAGGCAGACAGGCAAGAATGTGCTTCCTGGGAGTGCTAACAGCAGGGAAAAGCTAAGGTCCTGCTCCTGGGTGCACAGTAGGGAGAGTccagaaaagcagtttttctcaCAGAAATCAGAGCCATCCCTCCTCTTCCCATCTTCTCCTTAGTTTTACAGATGAGGGAGGAAAATCATTAATTCTGCACTGCTAAATGTTTTCATAAAGTGTTGGTCTTGAGCTCATCCACCTCCTTTGGGTGTTCAGAAAATCAAACCTCTGCCCAGGTGTACAAGGAGCAAAGGGAGTCACTACTGGCAGCTGTGGCTGGGGATGTCCCACACTCTCCAGCAGCTTCTAGTAAGGAGCCTCCAAAATGAGAAGCCCATATATTGGTGGATAAGGAGAAAAACAGCATAAACCACTGGTCTCCAAACATTTTTGATCAGTAAAAAAATTTTGAGCACACCCCCccaatatatgtatatttactTATGGATGATGTACATGTACTACTGTACTGATACGTACattataaaacacacacaaaaatacaaattaaaaaagaatgagaTAAGAATGAAATAAGCActactttaaatatatatatatatgttttattttacttactAGTGGttcaaaaagtattttcttcccaCAGCCCAATGTGTTGTCTTGCACACCCACTTTGAAGGCCACTGGTCAGGAACAGAGGTGGTTGTCTGGGTCCTGGTTGAAAACTACAGGAGCTGTGTTACTGTACTGGGGCTGAACAGGAGtataataaaattcagaaaactttAATCAGGTCTGTAAATAGAGGCTGTCTGTGCCCCAGCCAGGAACTGCTGGAGTCAGCTGGGTAAATCTGAGCAAAGCCTTTGTTAGGGGAATGTTAATGTTTGGTTAAATGTCCTTAGTTGGAAAAGAAAACCATGTGAACAGCTTTTGAGATTCACTCCTTAATCACATGTGGAAGGGGTATTGAGATGTCAGGACTTTTTCTTCTAATATGAGGTGGACAAATAGAGGGGTGGGAAATGGAGGTTCACAGTGGTCATGAGATTTCTGAGCATCCGTGCTGGGAGCAACTCCCAGCTCTTTCGTGTTGATGCAGTTACTTGGTGTTAGGCCAAACCATGCCTTTGTGTGTAAAGTTATCAcctaaaaattggcatcaaaagATGGATTATTGTGAAATATTGACACCTAATGCTATTTTACATATTAGACATCTGTGAACAACTTTGTATTTCCACGGCTACCCTCATGTCATGGATGAGGGAATAAATGTAAGTGGAAATTTGTATTAGGAATGTGCAAAGTTACTCTGGGAGTTGTTTAAAACTAAATGTGCTGTGAATCTATTGCCTGGAAGTTGTAAACAGCTGAAGTTCAGCCATACTGGAGTAATGTATTTACCAGAAAGCCATTAAATGTTTCTGTTGTGAAAAAGTCCCCTCATTCCTGCCTAACTATAAGTGAAGTTCTCATAAATAATTCATTTTGGACTGTGACCAAGCATGGTAGTGGTCAACTGTCATGACTCAGTGAAAAAGATACAATCTTGAGAAGAGGACATTTCTGCCTGTGATTAGTTTTTGAAGTGCATTTCATGGTCCGAGTACAAACTGATGCCTCCTGAGTGACGCTGGGAGAGCAGCACAGGGAAACTTGTTATATTGCTTTTTATGTGGCTGCTCTCACACAGACAGCTTTTGTTGGGGGTTACCTCTTGTCTCCTTTCCCAGCCTTGCGGTTGACAACAATCAAGTTCTCAAAATACCTTATTTGCCTCTGTTAATAAATTAGGTTTTAACTATGCTTTTGCCTCAGGCACTTTACTGCAAGCTGGATTTCAGAGGCTTGGGCAACAAATCTCTTCTTGATGTACTCCCACTCGGCCGTGCCTACCTCTCACTGCGTTTGGCAGAAATCATGGCACGCGCACCACGTCCTGCAGCTCTTTCCTGGATTGGGAACTTGTCTCTGACAAAAGACAGCATCTTTCCATTTATGCAAAGCAAGCAAGCCATAATCCCACTGATATGATGAAGTTACTTGTAGGATTATGGGAGGGGAAGGGTTTGTGTGAAGGCAGCTTATCCTGATATCATTCCTGAGATGAAGTTATATGCATGTGCCTTTTCCATTGAGGTCATAGGTGGAGAGTGCCCTTAAAACATGAAAGCAAGTGAGGGGAAGAATCTCATTTGTTCAGGGGAAAAATATGGGTCAATAGATACATTCACATTGACAAGGTTACGGTTGGGTTTTTGGACTGTCATGTTTTGTTTAGCACAGGCTTTGGGTTGTCACTGTGTGTGGACAGTGTCATCACTGTGAATTCAGGGTGTTCCTCAGCTGCTGTGCACCCACGAATGCAGATACTGGTCTTTTTTCATCACCTGAGAATATCTGTTTTACCTTGTAGGTCTCACAAAGCTTTTAAACATGATCTTTTTGCAGGATGTGATCGGCGGAGCGCTGATTTCGGCTGTGCTGCTTGTGCTCTTGTATCCTGCGTGGGACATGATAGATCACTCGCTGTTAACTAGTCCCTTCTGTCCACTGCTTTCCATAGTTGTGCCTCTCGTCTTATGTTACAACTACCCCAAACTAGACTATTACAGCCCTACGAGGGGAGACACCACTACTATCTtaggagcaggagctggagcaacTGTGGGATTTTGGTTAAATAACCAGTATGTTGCACCAGCCTACACCGGTGAAAATTTTCAGCTTGGATTTCCTCTGATCACCAGTAAAATCGTGGTGGTTGTGCTAGCCAGGTTCTTTGTAGGGATCTTTGTTGTTCTACTGACGCGCCAGCTCATGAAGAGTGTGGTCCTTGGCATGCTGCGTTACCGGTACAAGTTTCCCATTGGCGACCTGGAAGCCCGGAGACGACTGGAAGTTGAAGTGCCGTATAAATTTATAACGTACTCCTCAGTTGGCTTCAGTGCTACCGTGATTGTGCCACTGCTGCACAAGCTGTTAGGATTGATGTGAGCATAGCGCCTTCCTTACGAAGTAACGTACGGCACCACCATTTCAGAGACGCGATAAGTCGATCAAGGCTGGTAACTTGACCAAAAAGTGTTTTGTGCCTTTCTGCACTGGTGTGGTGGGtcgaccctggctggatgccaggtgcccacagagccgctctatcactcccctcctcaacctGACAGGgtgagaaaatataacgaaaggcttatgggtcgaggtaaggacagggagagatcactcaccaattaccatcatgggcaaaacagactcgacttggggaaattaatttattaccaatcaaatcagagtaggataatgagaaataaaaccaaatcttacaacaccttcaccccacccctcccttcttcccaggcttaactttactcccaattttctctacctcctccccaccagcactgcagggggacagggaagcGGGGTTGCAggcagttcatcacacgttgtctctggtGTGGAGACAGTCCCCACAAGCTTCCTCTGATGTGAATctttcccacgggctgcagttcttcacgaactgctccagcgtgggtcccccccggggtcaccagtcctgccagcaaacctgatccagcgtgggctcctctctccacagggccacaggtcctgccaggagcctgctccacgtgggcttcccacagggtcacagcctccttcgggcacccacctgctctgatTTGGgtcccccctgggctgcaggtgggtctctgctcccccgtggacctccctgggtgcagggcacagctgcctcaccatgggctgcaccacgggctgcgggggaatctctgctccggcgcctggagcacctcctgcccctcctgctgcactgaccttggggtctgcagagttgtttctcacatattctgacccctctctcctggctgcaattgctcagttgttttttttctctcaaatacattatcccagaggcactaccatggtggctgatgggctcagcctgggccagcggcgggtccgtcctggagccggctggcattggctctgtgggacatgggggaagcttccagcagcttctcacagaagctgccCCTGTagccccccgctaccaaaaccttgccatgcccAATACAACTGGCCTAAAATACCCAATTTGGAGGAGTCACGGGAATTGTTGTACGCAAATAACTTTGGCTTAGAAGTCACTGACCCCACTGTATCCTATAACTAGAGACCCCTGCCCCAGACGACTAAAGATGACAAGCACAGAGCACAAAGCCAAAATCCCTGctagagcagcagcagccaccagttTGCCATGGGGTTGGGAGTGCCAAGAAGCATGGCTGTCCATGTGGGACACTGACCCCATGGCTCTGCAGACTGTGAAACcacctgcctggctgtggggttGCTCCTGCTGAAGCAGGAGAGCAAGCCAAGGAAGGGCTTGTGTTTGGGGCatgggggagtgagtggctgcaggggtgggggaagaggcaACCAGCCAAGAGCAAAGCTCTGTCCCTGGGGCATGCAGAGCTAACGCCTGGGGACTGGGGGCAaaggaggagtggctgaagatGGGAAGGTTATGTGGAGATGGAGGGAGGTGGATGCTCTTCAAGCGCTGGCACCTTTCTGCTGTCAGGCTTTGGTGGGAACGTCCTGCTGGGCAAGACAGCAGGTTTCTTCAACAAGCAGTATTGGCAGAGATCAGAGATGGCCACACTTGGGTGTACCTGAGCATTTTCCTAAAGAAATCTGATAATTATTGTACTTGTCATAGTGTCTTCTGACGACACTGCCAGACCTGGCTATTTCTATGTGTATGGTTTTACCCACTGCaatccctcaaaaaaaaaaaaaacccaaacaaaaaagtaaaacagaagaaagaaaaatccaacagaaaacattttaaatgatttGTAACAAATGTATCTTGGGTATTTATAAGAAAGCCTCCACTAAAAGATCCTTTGCCTATATACAACCGAGCGGAGTTGTTACCACAATATTGAGGCTTGTGTTCAAACTGTTTAATTCCAATTTAGCTTCCCTGTCTAGGGGATGGGACAAAgtccttcctactgtgcaggggTGACAAGTAGTGTCCTTAAACTACGTTGTGGAAGGAGCTGAGTGGTGACTCTGGTGACTACAGCGTGTGGTGATGATAAGATGCCATCATTTTCTGATGCTGCACAGCATTATAGTTGGTCTTCCATGCATCTTGCATTACCATTATACACTTGTAGAACAGCAGTTGAGTGTTCATAGGAGGATCATTGCTATAACTCAGGCcgcttattttgaaaaaatatttatcagctGTTGGACCAATGAGCTGTTGAGAAATACAGCAGTGAATGTGGTCTGCTTGACTAGAAAAATGTAACACATGATGACCATGGAGCTTCGAGCATGGCCCCTGTGCCTTTCCTGGCAGAATGTACAGTGAAAGCCAGCTTTTTAACCATGTACGCTTGTCTTCTTGGCGGCAAG
Encoded here:
- the SGPP2 gene encoding sphingosine-1-phosphate phosphatase 2, which gives rise to MARLLGTLRSSQPVARFQRCCGLFPAAEEGGGDPAEAARDSGACNGAGALRRPASAGRGPPNGVRSGRGPQGCVQKYIVKNYFYYYLFKFSAALGEEIFYITFLPFTYWNIDHSVSRRMIIIWSIVMYIGQVSKDILKWPRPLSPPVVKLEMRTDAEYGMPSTHAMAATAISFSFLIATVNQYKYPFELGLVAAFVFSTLVCLSRLYTGMHTVLDVIGGALISAVLLVLLYPAWDMIDHSLLTSPFCPLLSIVVPLVLCYNYPKLDYYSPTRGDTTTILGAGAGATVGFWLNNQYVAPAYTGENFQLGFPLITSKIVVVVLARFFVGIFVVLLTRQLMKSVVLGMLRYRYKFPIGDLEARRRLEVEVPYKFITYSSVGFSATVIVPLLHKLLGLM